The genomic interval TTGGCAAGACCGGGGTGAGCCTGCCCATCCTCAGTTTCGGTGCCCAACGCATCGTGGACGAGGAGGGCTGCAGTGAAGAGCAAGCCGTAGAGATCTTGAACACGGCGCTGGATCGAGGCAT from Chloroflexota bacterium carries:
- a CDS encoding aldo/keto reductase, producing METRPFGKTGVSLPILSFGAQRIVDEEGCSEEQAVEILNTALDRG